A single region of the Aeromicrobium chenweiae genome encodes:
- a CDS encoding ABC transporter substrate-binding protein — MKLIPTTVGLCLTASVLAACGGGGSGSKDGDAKIVDGGTFSMALNADPGNLDPHSGVSSALFSISQLSYDHLFNTNFDDGSIESGLASKWDVKGNTVTATLTDGVTCSDGTKLTASDVVANLDYIADPKNESPLLGAFLPVGATSKADDAAGTVTVTLAAPAPFVLQGLANIPIVCPAGMKDRAALAKTSSGTGPYELTEAAPGNQYTYKIRDGYTWGPDGATTATKGMPDTIIMKIVENESTAANLLLSGGLNGAIVSGSDSKRLEKSKLTTYDTANLSGEQWYNQTKGRPTVDPKVRLALTQALDLAELQKVLTAGNGKPATTFAALDPVACPGDSVSDALPKQDVDAAKAVLAAANLPELTFVYNPSSGGGVSAAAELAVQQWKAAGVTVKAKAQNVTAIQETVFGTGNWDIAWLPVNVSSPDQLVPFLSGPATPEGTNFANIANDDYEAGVKKASTMNGQEGCATWLDAESALVEAADVIPFANSIGKTYRAKATFDYPGQMVPTSIRMLAN; from the coding sequence ATGAAACTGATCCCGACAACCGTGGGCCTGTGCCTCACCGCGTCCGTCCTGGCGGCGTGCGGAGGCGGAGGGTCCGGCAGCAAGGACGGTGACGCCAAGATCGTCGACGGCGGCACCTTCAGCATGGCGCTGAACGCCGACCCGGGGAACCTCGACCCGCACTCGGGGGTGTCGAGCGCGCTGTTCAGCATCAGCCAGCTCTCGTACGACCACCTGTTCAACACCAACTTCGACGACGGGTCGATCGAGTCGGGCCTCGCCTCGAAGTGGGACGTCAAGGGCAACACGGTGACCGCGACGCTCACCGACGGCGTCACCTGCTCGGACGGCACCAAGCTCACGGCGTCGGACGTCGTGGCGAACCTCGACTACATCGCGGACCCGAAGAACGAGAGCCCGTTGCTGGGAGCCTTCCTCCCCGTCGGCGCCACCTCCAAGGCCGACGACGCCGCGGGCACCGTGACGGTCACGCTGGCCGCGCCGGCACCGTTCGTGCTGCAGGGCCTGGCGAACATCCCCATCGTGTGTCCCGCGGGCATGAAGGACCGCGCGGCACTCGCCAAGACCTCGAGCGGCACCGGCCCCTACGAGCTGACCGAGGCCGCTCCCGGCAACCAGTACACGTACAAGATCCGCGACGGCTACACGTGGGGCCCGGACGGCGCGACGACGGCGACCAAGGGCATGCCCGACACGATCATCATGAAGATCGTCGAGAACGAGTCGACCGCGGCGAACCTCCTGCTGTCGGGCGGTCTCAACGGCGCGATCGTCAGCGGCTCGGACAGCAAGCGGCTCGAGAAGTCGAAGCTGACGACGTACGACACCGCGAACCTGTCCGGCGAGCAGTGGTACAACCAGACCAAGGGCCGTCCCACGGTCGACCCGAAGGTCCGTCTCGCGCTGACGCAGGCGCTCGACCTCGCGGAGCTGCAGAAGGTGCTGACCGCCGGGAACGGCAAGCCCGCGACGACCTTCGCGGCGCTGGACCCGGTCGCGTGCCCCGGGGACTCGGTCTCCGACGCGCTTCCGAAGCAGGACGTCGACGCGGCCAAGGCCGTCCTGGCGGCCGCGAACCTGCCTGAGCTCACGTTCGTCTACAACCCCTCCAGTGGCGGTGGCGTGAGCGCGGCCGCCGAGCTCGCGGTGCAGCAGTGGAAGGCCGCCGGCGTCACGGTCAAGGCGAAGGCCCAGAACGTGACCGCGATCCAGGAGACGGTCTTCGGGACCGGGAACTGGGACATCGCCTGGCTGCCGGTGAACGTCAGCAGCCCGGACCAGCTGGTCCCGTTCCTGTCCGGACCCGCGACGCCCGAGGGCACGAACTTCGCCAACATCGCGAACGACGACTACGAGGCGGGGGTCAAGAAGGCCAGCACGATGAACGGCCAGGAGGGCTGCGCGACCTGGCTCGACGCCGAGTCGGCGCTCGTCGAGGCCGCGGACGTCATCCCGTTCGCCAACTCGATCGGCAAGACGTACCGCGCCAAGGCGACGTTCGACTACCCCGGCCAGATGGTTCCCACGAGCATCCGGATGCTGGCGAACTGA
- a CDS encoding dipeptide/oligopeptide/nickel ABC transporter permease/ATP-binding protein codes for MSEGSRRRNRFGAVLRTPLGLAATVLAVGMLVLAVVAPILWADSARAVDTDDILAGPSAEHWAGTDNLGRDIIYRTLVATRLSIELALSATAIAVVVGLVLGTAPLVLGRRGGRLVVAGVNIAVAFPGLLLALFFAVVFGIGATGAVLAIGLAGAPSFARLVQTLVAGVASLDYIAAARIAGVGRFRVLLRHVLPNVAEPLIVNATIGAGNALLAFAGLSFLGLGVQAPAYDWGRLLFDGVGSLYVNPGAALAPGLAVLIAGLGFNLFGESLAKVVGVSTGIPLGRARRPVPAALHGPSGRDPVDQSRSEDDLVLDVRGLEVSYPGPTGPIRPVRGLSFGVRRGESVGIVGESGSGKSLTALAVSRLIDDPGRVEAERIRFLGEDLLAPDTKAQRQVLGTSMAMVFQDPMTSFNPTRRIGAQLAEVSRHHHGMDKKQALARAVDRLGAVRISEPERRAHQYPHEFSGGMRQRAMIGMGVMGSPALIIADEPTTALDVTVQQQVLDLLAAIRRDDDVALVLISHDVTVVADVCDRVLVMYAGQIVEDLSASDLTTAAQHPYTRALVAAVPSMETDLDAPLTVIPGRPVDPSDVPQGCPYSARCPLATERCFVEDPPLLAHAAGRVACWHAGEPIELGPTRAGVV; via the coding sequence ATGTCTGAGGGATCCCGCCGGCGCAACCGGTTCGGCGCCGTGCTGCGCACACCGCTCGGGCTCGCGGCCACGGTGCTGGCGGTGGGCATGCTGGTGCTGGCCGTCGTGGCGCCGATCCTGTGGGCGGACTCCGCCCGTGCGGTCGACACCGACGACATCCTCGCCGGTCCGAGCGCCGAGCACTGGGCGGGCACCGACAACCTGGGTCGCGACATCATCTACCGGACGCTCGTGGCGACCCGGCTGTCCATCGAGCTGGCCCTCAGCGCGACCGCGATCGCCGTCGTGGTGGGTCTGGTCCTGGGCACCGCACCGCTGGTGCTGGGCCGCCGCGGCGGGCGCCTGGTCGTGGCCGGCGTCAACATCGCGGTCGCCTTCCCGGGCCTGCTGCTCGCCCTCTTCTTCGCGGTGGTCTTCGGCATCGGGGCCACCGGCGCGGTCCTGGCGATCGGCCTGGCCGGTGCGCCGTCGTTCGCGCGCCTGGTCCAGACGCTGGTCGCCGGTGTCGCCTCGCTCGACTACATCGCCGCGGCCCGGATCGCCGGGGTCGGCCGGTTCCGCGTGCTGCTGCGGCACGTGCTGCCCAACGTCGCGGAGCCCTTGATCGTCAACGCCACGATCGGCGCGGGCAATGCACTGCTGGCCTTCGCCGGCCTGTCCTTCCTCGGCCTGGGCGTGCAGGCGCCCGCGTACGACTGGGGCCGGCTGCTGTTCGACGGCGTCGGCTCGCTGTACGTCAACCCGGGCGCGGCCCTCGCCCCCGGGCTGGCGGTGCTGATCGCGGGCCTGGGCTTCAACCTGTTCGGTGAGTCGCTCGCCAAGGTCGTGGGCGTCTCGACCGGCATCCCGCTCGGACGGGCCCGCCGGCCCGTGCCTGCGGCGCTCCACGGCCCGTCCGGCCGCGACCCCGTCGACCAGTCGAGGAGCGAGGACGACCTGGTGCTCGACGTCCGGGGGCTGGAGGTCTCCTACCCGGGCCCCACCGGCCCGATCCGCCCGGTCCGCGGCCTGAGCTTCGGCGTGCGCCGGGGCGAGTCGGTCGGCATCGTGGGCGAGTCCGGGTCCGGCAAGTCGCTGACCGCGCTCGCGGTGTCCCGCCTGATCGACGACCCGGGACGGGTCGAGGCCGAGCGCATCCGCTTCCTCGGCGAGGATCTCCTGGCGCCCGACACCAAGGCCCAGCGCCAGGTGCTCGGGACGTCCATGGCCATGGTCTTCCAGGACCCCATGACGTCGTTCAACCCGACACGGCGCATCGGCGCCCAGCTGGCCGAGGTCTCGCGCCACCACCACGGCATGGACAAGAAGCAGGCCCTGGCGCGTGCGGTCGATCGCCTCGGGGCGGTCCGCATCTCCGAGCCCGAGCGGCGTGCCCACCAGTACCCGCACGAGTTCTCCGGTGGCATGCGTCAGCGCGCGATGATCGGGATGGGCGTGATGGGCAGCCCCGCGCTGATCATCGCCGACGAGCCGACCACCGCCCTCGACGTCACGGTCCAGCAACAGGTCCTCGACCTGCTCGCGGCGATCCGCCGCGACGACGACGTCGCACTGGTCCTCATCAGCCACGACGTGACCGTGGTCGCCGACGTCTGCGACCGCGTCCTGGTGATGTACGCCGGGCAGATCGTCGAGGACCTGTCCGCATCGGACCTGACCACCGCGGCCCAGCACCCGTACACGCGGGCACTGGTCGCGGCGGTCCCCTCGATGGAGACGGACCTCGACGCGCCCCTGACGGTCATCCCCGGCCGTCCGGTGGACCCCTCGGACGTGCCGCAGGGATGCCCGTACTCCGCCCGGTGCCCGCTGGCGACCGAGCGGTGCTTCGTGGAGGACCCCCCGCTGCTGGCCCATGCCGCCGGCCGGGTCGCGTGCTGGCACGCCGGGGAGCCGATCGAGCTGGGACCGACCAGGGCAGGTGTGGTGTGA
- a CDS encoding ABC transporter permease, whose translation MAVAETPAVVPVPRVARSASPWGRFALRRLGRLVISLWVLVTAAFLMIHLIPGDPVRGALGSTATPELVASKRASLGLDDPLLTQYLHYLKGLFTGDFGTSLISQTPTADVIAQRLPATLWLAVLGFLAAVAVAVPLGVAAGVLTRRGHGRRTELGFTTTSVILGTIPDFMVGVALVYVFGVRLELLPVAGNDSASAYVLPVLSLAIGPAAILARIIRIEMVTILQADFIRTARAKRLPAARIYLSHALPNALTAALTLSGILLSAMVAGTVLVENVFAWPGLGSTIVSSILNKDYPVVQGIILMYGIGVLLINTVVDVALALLDPRSLIRED comes from the coding sequence ATGGCCGTGGCAGAGACCCCAGCGGTCGTCCCGGTCCCACGGGTGGCGAGGTCTGCCAGCCCGTGGGGCCGGTTCGCCCTGCGCCGCCTCGGGCGGCTCGTGATCTCGCTGTGGGTCCTGGTCACCGCGGCGTTCCTGATGATCCACCTGATCCCGGGCGACCCGGTGCGAGGCGCTCTCGGCTCGACCGCGACGCCCGAGCTGGTGGCGTCGAAGCGCGCGTCGCTGGGCCTGGACGACCCGCTCCTGACGCAGTACCTGCACTACCTGAAGGGGCTGTTCACCGGTGACTTCGGGACCTCCCTGATCTCGCAGACACCGACGGCGGACGTCATCGCGCAGCGGCTGCCCGCGACGCTGTGGCTGGCCGTGCTCGGCTTCCTGGCCGCGGTCGCGGTGGCCGTCCCGCTCGGTGTGGCGGCCGGGGTGCTCACCCGCCGGGGACACGGCCGGCGCACCGAGCTCGGGTTCACCACGACCAGCGTCATCCTCGGCACGATCCCGGACTTCATGGTCGGCGTCGCGCTCGTGTACGTCTTCGGTGTGCGCCTCGAGCTGCTGCCGGTCGCGGGGAACGACTCCGCGTCGGCGTACGTGCTGCCGGTCCTCTCGCTCGCGATCGGACCGGCGGCGATCCTGGCCCGGATCATCCGCATCGAGATGGTGACCATCCTGCAGGCCGACTTCATCCGCACCGCCCGCGCCAAGCGGCTCCCGGCCGCACGGATCTACCTGTCCCACGCCCTGCCCAACGCCCTCACGGCGGCGCTGACGCTGTCGGGCATCCTGCTCAGCGCGATGGTCGCCGGCACGGTGCTGGTCGAGAACGTCTTCGCCTGGCCGGGCCTCGGCAGCACGATCGTCTCGTCGATCCTCAACAAGGACTATCCCGTCGTGCAGGGAATCATCTTGATGTACGGCATCGGCGTGCTGCTCATCAACACCGTCGTCGACGTCGCCCTGGCGTTGCTCGATCCCCGTTCACTGATCAGGGAGGACTGA